AGGGTAAACtctacaaagagagagggagagagcaacagagaggggagggagacaagtgtgggagagagccagcgagagaggtagagacagagagtgataTTGTTTACATTCTGGCATTCAAACAAAGAGCAAATGTGTTTCTTCAACTTCTAAGTGCTGCTGGAATCACATCATTAGACTATGGACGTGTCCTTCCTGCACCATTGTGTAAGGGCATCTGTGCACCACAACCACACTATGCTGCACCACAACCACACTATGCTGCACCACAACCACACTATGCTGCACCACAACCACACTATGCTGCACCACAACCACACTATGCTGCACCACAACCACACTATGCTGCACCACAACCACACTATGCTGCACCACAACCACACTATGCTGCACAACCACATCACATGACGTGTCCAAAGCACCTTCccacctactgtaacctactttCCCCCCAACCTCAATGGAGCATTGTCATTATGGACTTCAATGGAGCATTGTCATTATGGACTTCAATGGAGCATTGTCATCATGGACTTCAATGGAGCATTGTCATTATGGACTTCAATGGAGCATTGTCATCATGGACTTCAATGGAGCATTGTCATCATGGACTTCAATGGAGCATTGTCATCATGGACTTCAATGGAGCATTGTCATTATGGACTTCAATGGAGTATTGTCATCATGGACTTCAATGGAGCATTGTCATTATGGACTTCAATGGAGCATTGTCATCATGGACTTCAATGGAGCATTGTCATCATGGACTTCAATGGAGCATTGTCATCATGGACTTCAATGGAGCATTGTCATCATGGACTTCAATGGAGCATTGTCATCATGGACTTCAATGGAGCATTGTCATCATGGACTTCAATGGACAGCCAAGATGTTGTGTGCTCATACATGTGCATGTGTATGTTCTGCTTGCATGCAAACATGCATACTGTATACAGTTTAAGGATATGATATGTGGTTGCTGTTGATCCTCAGGGGCCTCCGTAGTTCATGTCATGATGAGATGACTCACAAATCAGTTTTGATTATGCTTAATTAGGTTGTCAGACATCACTAATTACACACACCTTTGATGTGGTTGGCCTGTAGGTAGAGGTGCTCTAGCGTCTGGCTGACGGGGGGGATCCTCTCCAGCTGGTTAAAGCTGAGGTCCAGCTCCACCAGGCCAGTCACGTTGAAGGTGTTGGGGGGGATGCCCTTGTCCGTCAGCTGGTTGTGGCCCATGCGAATGTATTGCAGCTGGGAGAACTTACTGAGGAATCCCTCTGGGACAGCGCTGATGGCATTAGACTCCAGGTACAGCTGGTGGATGTGCTCTGGAAGGCTGTCTGGAACCTGGAggggtcagtcagtcaatcaatagATCACTTGATCAATCaatacaaatgtatttatatattgtGTTTTTACAAAAGTATTTTTGACTAAGTGCTTCACAAAGAGAAGACAGAAAAGTgaaatacgcacacacacacacacacacacacacacacacacacacacacacacccgttacACTACAGTACCTTTTTCAGTTTGTTGCCGCTGATGTCGAGGAGTGTGAGTGAGTTCAACCCCCTAAGAGATGTGCCCATCTCCGTCAGAGCGTTGCCATGGAGATACAGGATGGTCAGGTTGTCCATGCCCTCCAGGGCCTCTGGTGTAATCTAGGCAACCACAACAAAACACACTTTATTGAAATGATTGCATAAAAACAGTGATGAGGCCCAGAACGCTTGTGGTCTTTCCAAGAGTGTGTTTTTTTACATGCCTCTTTGACACTTGATTGAAAAACATCTGGATGCACTTCACAATCAAAATAAAGACTGAATACAGATGAAGAAGAATAAAAGTGTTTGAAAGTGCAGCGGTGATGAAGGGTCTGAATGATGCCGTTaccttgttgatgttgttgttgttgagtctGAGGTCTCGTAGTGAGCGTGGCAGGTTGGGGGGAACACCAGTCAGGTTGTTATGTTGTAGATACAGACGCTCCAACCCTTGCAGCTTGGCAAACGCCTGGAATACAATGATGAAAAAAGTATGTTATAACCTATGTAATGATTGGTTGATCGAAgcctagtgtagtgtagtctagtgctGTATTGTGACGTGCAGTGAAGTGTCATGTTATATAGAGTAACCTACCCTCTTGCCGATTTTGTCTGTAGACAGCGTGTTGTGATGCAACATGACCCAGACTAGGTTAGTAGTGTTAGCCAGGGCGGAGTCTGGCAGGGCGGTGATCTCGTTGTGCTGCAGGTACAGGTACTTCATCCTGGAGGGCACGGTGGGCATGGCTGTCAGCCCCCGTCCGTCACAGTACATAGCGATGGGAAAGGAGGGCGGGCAGTCACACTCATCAGGACACTCCCCCCCGGTGGTGTCGGCCAATAGGGATCCCTCGTTGTAACCGCGACCATGCAGGGCGGACAGCCAGAGAAACGGGTCCTGCCTGTCTGGCATGGCAACGGATAGCGCCATGATGCATACCAAAAGGAACACGCACACACCGCGCATGGTCACACACGCAGGAAAGAACTCACACACAAGTCTGCTGCAGctaagaggagagaaagagaggagacttACCCAGAGTTCAGAAATGTGAGTTAAACATACCTGAAGATCCTGGAAAATACTCCAAATGATAATCATCAACCAACCTGAATCTACTGTATAAAAAAGGGGCCCAAAGAAATGAGAGAACATTGTAAAGGACCCATACTCTCCCATTGGGAGTTGAAACTCATAAATTACCATCAAGACATTTCTCTGCCCCCCTTTGTAAAAACAACACATATGAAAGTAATGCATTCTTGCTGCCAAAGCTTTAATACATAATAAACTCCTGGAATGACCGGAAAACGTAGATGCTAAACATCAAAACACCATAACCAAAGAAAAACCCAAGTCAAATGTTATCTATCAAAATGTAATCTATCACCACATGAaaagagaggagagctacaggggatcagcacacacacacacacacacacacacacacacacacacacacacacacacacacaaaacagataTGAAAACAAGCCAAAGAGCAGCTGCCCATCCAAACAGCAGGCACTATTGACTCAACACTAGATATACTGCATGTTAAATACTGTACAATACTGCAGGGGCAGTATTTAAGGATCTTTCTTCATCAGGTAATGGATCCACAGAGGAGAATGTAAAAAAGAGAAGACTATATAAATTAATGTACActcagaaaaaagggttccaaaagggttctttggctgtcaccactggtagaactcttttgtgttccatgtagaactctctggAAAAGGGTTCGACAGCCCAATAGGGTTCTAccttgaaccaaaaagggttctacctggaaccaaaaagggttatatgatggggacagccaaataactcttgtacagctaaccttgtggggatacacaattcagtcccattaaaaatattatttttaacccctaaacctaaccctaaccctaatcttaaccctaaccctaatcttaaccctaatcctagctcctaaacctaattctaaccctaacaataattctaaccttaaccataaacctactagaaatagcatttcaccttgtggggaccaacaaaatgtccccagttggtaaaatgtttgtttgtttactattcttgtggggaatTCTGGTAGTTAAACAcatccacgcacacacacacacacacacacacacacacacacacacacacacacacacacccatacaatatttgtgcacacacgcacgcacgcacacacacacacacacacacacacatacaatgctcatgcacacatgcacacacacacacaaacacacacacacctacctacctgACCAGTGAGAACCAGTACCTCTTGAGTCCCTCTTGAGAGGCTGTGCAGGACTGAGAGGGTCTTTGCCAAACACTTTATGaaaacctctctctccttcacatccttccctcctccatccccctctccacccatcCATTCCATTCCTCTCGACCCCCCCCACTCTACTTTTGCTAGCGTCCCCCTGCCTTTTCTTTCCTCCCTCACCCTTTCCTGTTACCACACACAACCCTGCCCatctgctccctcctctcctctgctgagTGTCTCTGTTCTTGTCTCAACAGGCATAGTGTTTGGTTGTTCAGAACATAAGAAGACGATCGCTGAAAGAAGCTGAATACTGTATTTGGAAAACACATTCagatgctgtactctactgattCTGCAAAGCTGTTCAACCATGAAACTCAATAGAAACTGAACAAAATTCAAACTGACGTAAAAGCATTCCAAAAAGACCACAGTATCGTCCTTCTCCTGAATCTCTTTGGCCTTTCTCTACTTTCCtcactctttatctctctctttccctgccagggctctctttatctctctctttccctgccagggctctctttatctctctctttccctgccagggctctctttatctctctctttccctgccagggctctctttatctctctctttccctttctgcccctcttcccctgtcagggctctctttatctctctttccctgtttgcctctcatcccctgtctgcctctctgaatctctctctacccctgtctgcctctctgaatctctcttcacctgtctgcCTCTCTTACCCTGTAtgcctctctttatctctttctttacctgtcttccttctctgtatctctctctttccctgtctgcctatcattatctctctctttccctgtctgccTCGCTTCCCCGTATGCCTCTCTGAATCTATTACTTCATCTGTCTGCCTCTCTTACCCTGTATGCCTCGCTTTATCTCTCTTGTACCCTGTCTGCCCCAGTTAGTCTATCTCTTTTTTCCCTGTATGCCTCTATCTCACTCTTTAcctgtctgcctctctttctctctatttccccGTCTGCCTCTCTTCCACTGCCAGCCTCTCTTTATCTATCTTGTACCCTGTCTGCTTCTCTTTACCTCTCTTgtaccgtctgtctctctttatctctatttaacctgtctgcctctcttagtctctcttttttccctgtctgtctttcttcatTTCCCTCTTtacctgttctcctctctttatctctctcttccactgtATGCCTCTCTTTATATTTCTGCCCCTGTCAATCTCTCTATctgcctgtcacgccctggtctaagtattttgtgtttttcttcatgtattgggtcaggccatggtgtggcatggagtttttgtattgtggtgtgttttgtctgggggttttggtgtgtatgttagtgggattgtagcttagtagggtgttctaggaaagtctatggctgtctgaagtggttctcaatcagaggcaggtgtttatcgttgtctctgattgggaaccatatttaggcagccatattctttggttgtattgtgggtgattgtcctgtgtcttgatgtccttgttagaggttagtagacacatgtataggctgttttcggttttcgtttagtTTAttattttgtagtgttagtgttttgtcgtgttTTAAGTTTGTTTaataaagatgaatcgcaatcgacacgctgcagtttggtccgactctccttcaccatatgaaaaccgtgacagaatcacccaccaccaacggaccaagcagcgtgtcaacaggcaggagcagctgcagtgggagaggctgcaccacctggagaaatggacatgggaggaagaactggacggtaaaggaccctcggctcagcctggggaatatcgccgccccaaggaggaaCTAGAAGCGgcaaaagcggagaggcgctggtatgaggaggcagcacggcgacgtggatggaagcccgggaatcagccccaaaaaatgATTGGGGGGTGGcttacagggagtatggctacgccaggtaggagacctgcgcaaactccctgtgcttaccggggggctagagagaccgggcaggcaccgtgttatgcagtggtgtgcacggtgtccccagtgcgggtgcatagcccggtgcggtatattccagctccacgtatcggccgggctagattgagcgtcgagccaaatgccatgaagccggctctacgcatctggtccccagtgcgtctccttgggccggtgtacatggcaccagccttgcgctcagtgtctccggttcgcctacatagtccagtgcgggctattccacctcgccgcactggcagggcgaccgagagtattcaaccaggtaaggttgggcaggctcggtgctcaagagctccagtgcgcctgcacggtccggtctatccagtaccacctccacaccccagtcctccggtagcagctccccgcaccaggcttcctgtgcgtgtcctcggcccagtaccaccagtgccagcaccacgcatcaggcctacagtgcgcctcgcctctcctgcgccatcggagtctcccgcctctcctgcgccgtcggagtctcccgcctctcctgcgccgtcggagtctcccgcctctcctgcgccgtcggagtctcccgcctctccagcgctgtcggagcctttctcctctcctgcgctgccggagtctccagtctgcccagcgccgccagtgctcccagtctgcccagcgccgccagtgctcccagtctgcccagcgccgccagtctgcccagcgtcgccaggcagccaggatccgccagaagtgccagtcagccaggatccgccagaagtgccagtcagccaggatccgccagaggtgctgtcagtctgtatgaagcagccagagctgtcagtctgcaaagagctgccagtctgcagggtgctgtcagtctgcatggagcagtcagagctgtcagtctgcatgatgcagccagagctgtcagtctgcagggagctgccagtctgcaaggagctgccagtctgcaaggagctgccagtctgcaaggagcttccagtctgcaaggagctgccagtctgcaaggagctgccattctgcaaggagctgccagtctgcacggagccgccagagctgctagtctgtaagaagccgccagagctgtcagcctacatggagcagccagagccgccagtcagcgtggagcagtcagagccgccagtcagcatgggttagtcagattcttccagatctgccagtcaaccaggctcttccagatctgccagtcagccgggatctgccagatctgccagtcaaccgggctcttccagatctgccagtcaaccgggctcttccagatctgccagtcagccgggatctgccagtcagccaggctcttccggatctgccagtcagccaggctcttccggatctgccagtcagccaggctcttccagatctgccagtcagccagaataTTCCAGATCTTCCAGTCAACCtggctcttccagatctgccagttagccagaatcttccagatctgccagtcaaccaggctcgtccagatctgccagtcagccagattcttccagatctgccagtcagccagaatcttccagatctgccagtcaaccaggctcttccagatctgccagtcagccgggatctgccagtcagccaggctcttccggatctgccagtcagccaggctcttccagatctgccagtcagccagaatcttccagatcttcCAGTCAACCtggctcttccagatctgccagttagccagaatcttccagatctgccagtcaaccaggctcgtccagatctgccagtcagccagattcttccagatctgccagtcagccagaatcttccagatctgccagtcaaccaggctcttccagatctgccagtcagctgggatctgccagtcagccaggctcttccggatctgccagtcagccagtctcttccggatctgccagtcagccagtctcttccggatctgccagtcagccgggctcttccggatctgccagtcagccgggctcttccggatctgccagtcagccgggctcttccggatctgccagtcagccgggctcttccggatctgccagtcagccgggctcttccggatctgccagtcagccgggctctttccggatctgccagtcagccgggctctttccggatctgccagtcagccgggctctttccggatctgccagtcagccgggctctttccggatctgccagtcagccgggctctttccggatctgccagtcagccgggctcttccggatctgccagtcagccgggctcttccggatctgccagtcagccgggatctgctggatctgccagtcagccgggatctgccggaactgccagtcagccgggatctgtcAGTCGGCccggatctggtagatccatcaacctgcctgagcatcctttcactcctgagcttcctttcactcccgagcttcacctcagtcccgagcttcacctcagtcccgagcttcacctcagtcccgatctgctcctcagtctggtgggtgaggactactaggccatggttggCGGCGAGGTTGGAATATCCAGGGACgcaaggagaggggactaagacattaactgagttgggtccacgtcccgcgccggagccgccaccatggacagacgcccacccggaccctccctattgatttgaggtgcgttcgggagtccgcaccttagggggggggggttctgtcacgccctggtctaagtattttgtgtttttcttcatgtattgggtcaggccagggtgtggcatggagtttttctattgtggtgtgttttgtctgggggttttggtgtgtatgttagtgggattgtagcttagtagggtgttctaggaaagtctatggctgtctgaagtggttctcaatcagaggcaggtgtttatcgttgtctctgattgggaaccatatttaggcagccatattctttggttgtattgtgggtgattgtcctgagtgtcttgatgtccttgttagaggttagtagacacatgtataggctgttttcggttttcgtttcgtttattgttttgtagtgttagtgttgtcgtgttttacgtttgtttaataaagatgaatcgcaattgacacgctgcagtttggtccgactctccttcaccatatgaaaaccgtgaCACTGCCTCTTTGTCTATCTGTGCCTTTCTCTGTgcccctctctatccatctctcttttcccAGTGGAATCCTGCTGGTTTTGATGAGAGGAGATTGGATGGGCAGCTGTCAggagataaaaaaaaacagagagatggagagggataggtagGATAGATGAGAAGGGAGACGAtgatgagagaagagagcagacagtAGATACAATATACGTaggatatatttttttaaatgcccgttttgcatgttattttgacgtgaatacgtgtcacatatcagtttgcagaCAATGTAAAACAAATACAATAATTATTGAcataacctcttcaacctatgggggcgctatgtcattattggataaaaaaacatgcccgttttaagcacaatattttgtcacgaaaagatgctcgactatgcatataattggcagctttggaaacaaaacactctgacgttttcaaaactgcaaagatattatctgtgagtgccacagaactctacaggcgaaaccaagatgaaacctcaaacaagaaatgagcagaatttgaggctctgtttcccatcgtctccttatatggctgtgaatgtgccatgaatgaacctaagctctctgccgttcgtccaagatgtctgcagcattgtgacgtatttgtaggcatatcattggaagattgaccataagagactacatttatcaggggtccgcccggtgtcctgtgtcgaaattattgcgtaatctctaggtccatgcgcgttccatttcttcagaagagaaagtcaactgccacgatggatttatcgtcgatagatatgtgaaaaacaccttgaggattgattctaaacatcggtttgccatgtttctgtcgatattatggagttcatttggaaaaaagttcgcgttttaatgacttaattttcgtttttttttcttacccaaacgtgatggagaaaacggagtgatttgtcaacacaaataatctttttgtaaaaactgaacatttgcaatcTAACAGTCtcttcattgaaaacatctgaagttcttcaaaggtaaatgattttatttgaatgtttttctggtttttgtgaaaatgttgcttgctgaatgtcaggcataatcctatgctaggctatcaatagtgttacacaaatgcttgttttgcaatggttgagaagcatatttttgaaaatctgagatgacagtgttgttaacaaaaggctaagcttgagagcaaatagatttatttaatttcatttgcaattttcatgaatagttaacgttgcattatgctaatgagcttgcggatagatttacacaatcctggatacaggtttctttcgtagctaaacgtgacgcagaaaacggagcgatttgtcctaaacaaataatatttttgtaaaaactgaacatttgcaatctgagagtctcctcattgaaaacatctgaagttcttcaaaggtaaattattttatttgaatgtttttctggtttttgtgaaaatgttgcctgctgaatgctaatgctaaatgctatgctaaatgctacgctagctatcaatactgttacacaaatgcttgttttgctttggttgagaagcatattttgaaaatctgagatgacagtgttgttaacaaaaatctaagcttgagagctagcatattgatttcatttcatttgcgattttcatgaatagttaacgttgcgttatggtaatgagcttgaggctgtattcacgatcccggatccaggatggctcgtcgcaacaggttaataaagccgcataccagcatggtctcttttttacgttcttgagtaaggcagctccaaaatgcaggtgtttcagcctgatgatgcccatccaagaaggctcatggtgattggccacagataaaattgtcaaatcacattatatctactgtagttttgattggactgatcatgacaacatcatactttcagaatcttagctagcaagctaaacaATCGGTCAACATCATGAATCACAATctgcaatctactggcaaatccttttcaatccttgtcatatgaagagaaattatagatcaaACGTATCGaagctcatcggccattggacataaacattacacaacaagttggtcatcgcaaattcaacaatgagtggtttggaaggagtCAGTGGCTAAATGCAAGCGTTCACattcaacaccatgggccagtAAAGAtggaatacattggccatgctgttaacctgttgagtgtagggggcagtattttgatgtttggatgaaaaacgtacccaaattaaactgcctatttctgaggcccagaagctagaatatgcatataattgtcagattaggatagaaaatactctaaagttttaaaaactgtcaaaatattgtctgtgagtataacagaactgatattgcaggcgaaaacctgaggaaaatccaactaggaagtgcctcttattttgaaagctccctgttccattgcatgccttcactccatttaaagggatatcaaccagattcctttccccatggcttccacatggtgtgaacagtctttagacatagtttcagccttttattctgaaaaatgagcgagaacgatcacatcgcttcagtggatggctgggtgccagcagagttttgcatgcacaacagcttggagcagacattttctctctctctcctattgaaaaagctacggtccggttgaaatattatcgattatatattgtaaaaacaacctgaggattgattataaaaaacgcttgacatgtttctacgaactttacggatactatttggaattttcatctgccccgtcgtgaccgctcgagcctgtggatttctgagccaaacgcgccaaccaaagggaggtattttggatataaaaataatgtttatggaacaaaaggaacatttattgtgtaactgggagtctcatgagtgcaaacatccgaagatcatcaaaggtaagcaattcattttattgcttttctgactctagtgaccaatctactttactgctagctgtttgtaatgttttgtctgctgag
This genomic window from Oncorhynchus nerka isolate Pitt River linkage group LG2, Oner_Uvic_2.0, whole genome shotgun sequence contains:
- the LOC115142516 gene encoding fibromodulin-like — encoded protein: MRGVCVFLLVCIMALSVAMPDRQDPFLWLSALHGRGYNEGSLLADTTGGECPDECDCPPSFPIAMYCDGRGLTAMPTVPSRMKYLYLQHNEITALPDSALANTTNLVWVMLHHNTLSTDKIGKRAFAKLQGLERLYLQHNNLTGVPPNLPRSLRDLRLNNNNINKITPEALEGMDNLTILYLHGNALTEMGTSLRGLNSLTLLDISGNKLKKVPDSLPEHIHQLYLESNAISAVPEGFLSKFSQLQYIRMGHNQLTDKGIPPNTFNVTGLVELDLSFNQLERIPPVSQTLEHLYLQANHIKEFTLGSFCSVVDVINFSKLRTVRLDGNEISTADVPSDSVLCLRMANTIEV